Proteins encoded together in one Impatiens glandulifera chromosome 1, dImpGla2.1, whole genome shotgun sequence window:
- the LOC124918718 gene encoding mitochondrial arginine transporter BAC2, translating into MDFWPEFLASSWGKEFVAGGFGGVAGIISGYPLDTLRIHQQHSPGGSAIKTLRNIVAGGKGPLSLYRGMAAPLASVTFQNAMAFQIYAILSRAFDSTSPTINPSSNPPSYKGALLGGIGTGAIQSLMLTPVELVKIRLQLQSITSQPNSVTLKSQTGPINIVKSILRTEGLRGIYRGFTITVLRDAPAHGAYFWTYEYARECLHPGCRKTGQESFKTMLMAGGLAGVASWVCCYPLDVIKTRIQAQPIRQEQRQYRGIVDCFRKSVCEEGYRVLWRGLGTAVMRAFIVNGTVFTAYETSLRFINNNNGNNN; encoded by the exons ATGGATTTCTGGCCGGAATTTCTAGCTAGTAGTTGGGGAAAGGAATTTGTCGCCGGTGGGTTTGGTGGGGTCGCCGGAATTATCTCCGGTTATCCACTGGATACGCTTAGGATTCATCAGCAACATTCTCCCGGCGGCTCTGCTATTAAAACTCTCCGGAATATTGTTGCCGGCGGGAAGGGACCTCTTTCTTTATATAGAGGAATGGCTGCTCCATTGGCTTCTGTAACGTTTCAG AATGCAATGGCCTTCCAAATCTACGCAATTCTATCACGAGCATTCGATTCAACATCACCAACAATAAACCCATCTTCAAATCCCCCATCCTACAAAGGTGCACTCCTCGGCGGTATCGGAACCGGCGCCATTCAAAGTTTAATGTTAACACCAGTCGAGCTCGTGAAAATCCGCCTCCAACTCCAAAGCATAACATCACAACCCAACTCAGTCACCCTCAAAAGCCAAACTGGTCCCATAAACATCGTAAAATCCATCTTAAGAACAGAAGGATTGCGAGGAATCTACAGAGGATTCACCATCACAGTTTTAAGAGATGCCCCGGCTCATGGTGCTTACTTTTGGACTTATGAATATGCTAGAGAATGTCTTCATCCTGGTTGTAGAAAAACAGGACAGGAGAGTTTTAAAACAATGCTGATGGCTGGAGGATTGGCTGGAGTTGCTAGTTGGGTTTGTTGCTATCCTCTTGATGTGATTAAAACGAGGATTCAAGCACAACCGATAAGACAAGAACAACGACAATATAGAGGAATTGTCGATTGTTTTCGGAAGAGTGTTTGCGAAGAAGGTTATAGAGTGCTTTGGAGAGGATTGGGAACTGCTGTTATGAGAGCTTTTATTGTTAATGGAACTGTCTTCACTGCTTATGAAACTTCTTTAAGgttcatcaacaacaacaatggtAATAACAATTGA